The Amycolatopsis mongoliensis genome includes a window with the following:
- a CDS encoding glycoside hydrolase family 9 protein, with translation MRLLPLATAAALAVPLAATPAEAATAPAAVRVDQVGYALGEAKHAYLLGGAAGKFTVVDERGRTVREGRTGASLGAWNARYPAVFDLDLSTVDRPGTYRVKAAGATSPPFRIDTASRLFRPLVRATTEFFQAQRDGHDVVPGRLDRKPSHLADKKATVYAEPKFAGEGGDEIVEPLKPQGGPVDVEGGWVDAGDFVKFTSNTAYSLAELGFVLREDPDPVLAEEVRFGLDWLDKMWDGWTKTLYAQVGIGTGSEEFGFLGDHDVWRSPQDDDALSVEPGDPAYFVKHRPVFPAAPAGAPLSPNLAGRIAAAFALGAQVQAHRDPKLARHYLAEAAAVFAQAKTADVGELVTAFPHAYYPESSWEDDLELGATQLALAARKLGDPRANGWARDAAKWAKAYIGSDDTSTLNLYDTSALAHADLAGLLRTGVPGAALGVRELAADLRRQLDAGVASAKKSPFRTAVDVTDFDAASKSFGFAATARLYQRVTGDTRYAAFGAQQRDFTLGANAWGVSLVVGVGSTFPQCPHHQAANLAGPSKVLYGAVVNGPNGAGTFADLPFPAGAKECTRPYESFDGQGSRYADDLSSWPSNEPAIDFTSTALLAFSLAGRS, from the coding sequence ATGCGCCTGCTTCCCCTCGCGACGGCGGCCGCGCTCGCCGTGCCCCTCGCCGCGACCCCGGCCGAAGCGGCCACCGCGCCGGCCGCCGTGCGCGTCGACCAAGTCGGCTACGCGCTGGGCGAGGCGAAGCACGCGTACCTGCTCGGCGGGGCGGCGGGGAAGTTCACCGTCGTCGACGAGCGCGGCCGCACGGTCCGCGAAGGCCGCACCGGCGCGAGCCTCGGCGCCTGGAACGCCCGCTACCCGGCGGTGTTCGACCTCGATCTGTCTACTGTGGACCGGCCGGGCACCTACCGCGTCAAAGCCGCGGGCGCGACGTCGCCGCCGTTCCGCATCGACACCGCGAGCCGCCTGTTCCGCCCGCTCGTGCGCGCCACCACCGAGTTCTTCCAGGCCCAGCGCGACGGCCACGACGTCGTCCCCGGCCGGCTCGACCGCAAGCCGTCGCACCTCGCGGACAAGAAGGCGACCGTCTACGCCGAGCCGAAGTTCGCCGGCGAGGGCGGTGACGAAATCGTCGAACCGCTGAAGCCACAGGGTGGTCCCGTCGACGTCGAGGGCGGCTGGGTCGACGCGGGGGACTTCGTCAAGTTCACGTCCAACACCGCGTACTCGCTGGCCGAGCTGGGTTTCGTGCTGCGCGAGGACCCCGATCCGGTGCTGGCGGAGGAGGTCCGCTTCGGCCTCGACTGGCTCGACAAGATGTGGGACGGCTGGACGAAGACCCTCTACGCCCAGGTCGGCATCGGCACCGGCAGCGAGGAGTTCGGCTTCCTCGGCGATCACGACGTCTGGCGCAGCCCGCAGGACGACGACGCGCTGAGCGTCGAGCCCGGCGACCCCGCCTACTTCGTCAAGCACCGCCCGGTGTTCCCGGCCGCCCCCGCGGGTGCGCCGCTGTCCCCGAACCTCGCCGGCCGCATCGCCGCCGCCTTCGCGCTCGGCGCGCAGGTGCAGGCCCACCGCGACCCGAAGCTGGCCCGGCACTACCTCGCCGAGGCGGCGGCGGTGTTCGCCCAGGCCAAGACGGCGGACGTCGGCGAGCTCGTCACGGCGTTCCCGCACGCCTACTACCCGGAGTCGTCCTGGGAGGACGACCTGGAGCTGGGCGCGACGCAGCTCGCGCTGGCCGCCCGCAAGCTGGGGGACCCGCGCGCGAACGGCTGGGCCCGCGACGCGGCGAAGTGGGCGAAGGCGTACATCGGCAGCGACGACACGAGCACGTTGAACCTCTACGACACGAGTGCGCTCGCCCACGCCGACCTCGCCGGCCTGTTGCGCACCGGCGTCCCGGGCGCCGCGCTCGGCGTCCGCGAGCTGGCCGCGGACCTGCGGCGCCAGCTGGACGCGGGCGTGGCGTCGGCGAAGAAGAGTCCATTCCGGACCGCGGTCGACGTCACCGACTTCGACGCCGCCAGCAAGAGCTTCGGCTTCGCGGCGACCGCACGGCTCTACCAGCGCGTCACCGGCGACACCCGCTACGCCGCCTTCGGTGCGCAACAGCGTGACTTCACGCTCGGCGCGAACGCCTGGGGAGTGTCGCTCGTGGTCGGCGTCGGCTCGACGTTCCCGCAGTGCCCGCACCACCAGGCCGCGAACCTCGCCGGACCTTCGAAAGTGCTGTACGGCGCGGTCGTCAACGGCCCCAACGGCGCGGGCACCTTCGCCGACCTGCCGTTTCCCGCGGGCGCGAAGGAATGCACCCGTCCGTATGAATCCTTCGACGGCCAGGGAAGTCGTTACGCGGACGACCTGAGTTCATGGCCCAGCAACGAGCCCGCCATCGACTTCACCTCCACGGCCCTCTTGGCATTTTCGCTGGCGGGGAGGTCGTAG
- a CDS encoding helix-turn-helix domain-containing protein, whose protein sequence is MTYRGEMTEPLGARIRRLRTDRGWTQRELAEPGYDRGFLAKVETGSRPPSEEMLAYLARRLGLTADDLRFGRPPGVTEELRASLDEGYRDLEQGRVTLAEERFAAAGKRAAGYRLDDVECYARFCLAEVKWQQFDVEGAQKELEHASELSEAAPPWLRAMIVHRWSGCRYYSGDAGAAIARVEEELAAGPADADAELCLLSALIHPLMEMGGLHRAQRAALDGLRLARAATRPDFVARFHRQASQVWQATGQSGRAEQDLTEACRLFASVGFDRDAARCRWARGYLLRRLGRLDEARAELTSARDQLAAIGAEEGVAGATLELAEVRLRQGEPAEAASLVSEVWPLLARDVESLGEATGLRGQIAQAEGDLEAATRLLREAAEIQTRASLHGAAVSTALRLGDVLRQRGHLDEAIKAYQRGLDSATGP, encoded by the coding sequence ATGACCTACCGTGGGGAGATGACCGAACCGCTCGGCGCGCGGATCCGGCGGCTGCGCACCGACCGGGGCTGGACCCAGCGCGAGCTGGCGGAGCCGGGTTACGACCGCGGGTTCCTGGCGAAGGTCGAGACCGGCAGCCGGCCGCCGTCCGAGGAAATGCTGGCCTACCTGGCTCGGCGGCTCGGCCTGACCGCCGACGACCTGCGCTTCGGCCGTCCGCCCGGCGTCACCGAAGAGCTGCGCGCGTCCCTCGACGAGGGCTACCGCGACCTCGAGCAGGGCCGGGTCACCCTTGCCGAAGAACGGTTCGCCGCCGCCGGGAAGCGGGCCGCGGGCTACCGCCTGGACGACGTCGAGTGCTACGCGCGGTTCTGCCTCGCCGAGGTGAAGTGGCAGCAGTTCGACGTCGAAGGCGCGCAGAAGGAACTGGAGCACGCTTCGGAACTGAGCGAAGCGGCACCGCCGTGGCTGCGGGCGATGATCGTGCACCGCTGGTCGGGCTGCCGGTACTACAGCGGCGACGCGGGCGCGGCGATCGCGCGCGTCGAAGAGGAGCTGGCCGCGGGGCCGGCCGACGCCGATGCCGAGTTGTGCCTGCTCAGCGCGTTGATCCACCCGCTGATGGAGATGGGCGGGCTGCACCGGGCCCAGCGTGCGGCACTCGACGGCCTTCGCCTGGCCCGGGCGGCCACGCGGCCGGACTTCGTCGCACGGTTCCACCGGCAGGCGTCGCAGGTGTGGCAGGCGACCGGGCAGTCCGGCCGGGCGGAGCAGGACCTGACCGAGGCGTGCCGCCTGTTCGCGTCGGTGGGGTTCGACCGCGACGCGGCCCGCTGCCGCTGGGCGCGCGGGTACCTCCTGCGCCGGCTGGGCCGGCTGGACGAGGCCCGCGCGGAACTGACGTCGGCCCGCGACCAGCTCGCGGCGATCGGCGCGGAGGAAGGCGTCGCGGGGGCGACGCTCGAGCTGGCCGAGGTCCGACTGCGGCAGGGAGAGCCCGCCGAGGCGGCTTCGCTGGTGTCGGAGGTCTGGCCGCTGCTGGCCCGCGACGTCGAGTCCCTCGGTGAGGCGACGGGGCTGCGGGGCCAGATCGCACAGGCCGAGGGCGACCTGGAGGCCGCGACCCGGCTGCTGCGCGAGGCGGCGGAGATCCAGACCCGGGCGTCCCTGCACGGCGCGGCGGTCTCGACGGCCCTGCGCCTCGGCGACGTCCTGCGACAACGTGGTCATCTCGACGAGGCGATCAAGGCCTACCAACGCGGCCTCGACTCCGCCACCGGCCCGTAA
- a CDS encoding M4 family metallopeptidase, giving the protein MRSPRGLAAIAGLALTFAVPAIPAAGGPDTPAATPPEALAARAADQAALSGADRLAKGAGEAFVRTGVTPGGGGLYYASYQRTYHGLPVVGGDAVVVADGAGRVRGTEAAHTAPIAVNTQATLNAEQATEIAKSKVSTVDTATAPKLVVLAGDSPKLAYEVVVSGHTKTHPTKLHVFVDSATGKVLDTRDDVREAGTGNSYYAGTVSIDTSGSGSSYSMTDPTRRGIACGREGGAIFTKSTNTWGTSSGTDLETGCVDALYSVQTEWKMLGEWLGRNGIDGAGGGFRASVGLNDVNAYWDGSSTHFGHSQDNRRQATPMDVVGHEFGHAIFQTTPGGAGSGNENGGLNESTGDIFGALTEFYANNPKDTPDFTVGEGVNLVGQGPIRYMYNPSQVGDPNCYSASIPSTEVHAAAGPQNHWFSLLSQGSNASPASPTCNGSTVTGIGIQKAGKIFYNGLLKKTSSWNHKSARKATLEAAIALFPGSCTEYNATKAAWDAVSVPAVSGEPTCSGQPPAGNDYSLTLSPASASVQPGQTATTTVTTRITSGTAQAVQLLATGLPEGAKATFSPASVQSGGTSTLTITTSATTPQGTNQVTVTGDGTDADHTAQFSLTVGTGTPPTGCDGLAEWDSAKAYVPDDVVGHNGHQWTSLWYSTGAEPGAPTSWAVWSDGGAC; this is encoded by the coding sequence ATGAGATCCCCACGAGGGCTGGCGGCGATCGCCGGCCTGGCCCTGACCTTCGCGGTGCCGGCGATCCCGGCCGCCGGCGGCCCCGACACTCCCGCCGCCACCCCGCCCGAGGCGCTCGCCGCCCGCGCCGCCGACCAGGCCGCCCTCAGCGGCGCCGACCGGCTCGCCAAGGGCGCCGGGGAAGCCTTCGTCCGCACCGGCGTCACCCCGGGTGGCGGCGGGCTCTACTACGCCTCCTACCAGCGCACCTACCACGGCCTGCCGGTCGTCGGCGGGGACGCGGTCGTCGTCGCCGACGGGGCCGGGCGCGTCCGCGGCACCGAAGCCGCGCACACGGCGCCGATCGCCGTGAACACCCAGGCCACCCTGAACGCCGAACAGGCGACCGAGATCGCCAAGAGCAAGGTGTCCACAGTAGACACCGCCACCGCGCCGAAGCTCGTCGTACTCGCTGGGGACTCCCCGAAGCTCGCCTACGAGGTCGTCGTCTCCGGCCACACCAAGACACACCCGACCAAGCTGCACGTCTTCGTCGACAGCGCCACCGGCAAAGTCCTCGACACCCGCGACGACGTGCGCGAAGCCGGCACCGGCAACTCCTACTACGCCGGGACCGTCTCGATCGACACGTCCGGCTCCGGCAGCTCCTACTCGATGACCGACCCCACGCGCCGCGGCATCGCCTGCGGCCGCGAGGGCGGCGCGATCTTCACGAAGAGCACCAACACCTGGGGCACCAGCTCCGGCACCGACCTCGAAACCGGCTGCGTCGACGCGCTCTACAGCGTTCAGACCGAGTGGAAGATGCTCGGCGAGTGGCTGGGCCGCAACGGCATCGACGGCGCCGGCGGCGGCTTCCGCGCGAGCGTCGGCCTCAACGACGTCAACGCCTACTGGGACGGCTCCTCGACCCACTTCGGGCACTCGCAGGACAACCGGCGCCAGGCGACGCCGATGGACGTCGTCGGGCACGAGTTCGGGCACGCGATCTTCCAGACGACGCCGGGCGGCGCGGGGTCGGGCAACGAGAACGGCGGGCTCAACGAGTCCACCGGTGACATCTTCGGCGCGCTGACCGAGTTCTACGCCAACAACCCGAAGGACACCCCGGACTTCACCGTCGGCGAAGGCGTCAACCTCGTCGGCCAGGGCCCGATCCGGTACATGTACAACCCGTCGCAAGTCGGCGACCCGAACTGCTACTCCGCGTCGATCCCGAGCACCGAGGTGCACGCCGCCGCGGGCCCGCAGAACCACTGGTTCTCCCTGCTTTCCCAGGGCAGCAACGCCTCGCCGGCCAGCCCGACCTGCAACGGCTCCACCGTCACCGGCATCGGCATCCAGAAGGCCGGCAAGATCTTCTACAACGGTCTGCTGAAGAAAACCTCGTCGTGGAACCACAAATCCGCCCGCAAGGCCACGCTCGAAGCCGCGATCGCGCTCTTCCCGGGCAGCTGCACCGAGTACAACGCCACCAAGGCCGCGTGGGACGCGGTGAGCGTGCCGGCCGTCAGCGGTGAGCCCACCTGCAGCGGCCAGCCGCCGGCCGGCAACGACTACTCGCTGACGCTTTCCCCGGCGTCGGCGTCCGTCCAGCCCGGACAGACCGCGACCACCACGGTGACCACCCGGATCACCTCGGGCACCGCGCAGGCGGTCCAGCTATTGGCGACCGGCCTCCCCGAAGGCGCGAAGGCGACCTTCAGCCCGGCGAGCGTCCAGTCCGGCGGCACGTCGACGCTGACCATCACCACCTCGGCGACCACGCCGCAGGGCACCAACCAGGTGACGGTCACCGGCGACGGCACCGATGCCGACCACACCGCGCAGTTCTCGCTCACCGTCGGCACCGGCACCCCGCCGACCGGCTGCGACGGGCTCGCCGAGTGGGACTCCGCGAAGGCGTACGTGCCCGACGACGTCGTCGGCCACAACGGTCACCAGTGGACGTCCCTGTGGTACTCGACCGGTGCCGAGCCCGGCGCGCCCACCTCGTGGGCCGTGTGGAGCGATGGCGGCGCCTGCTGA
- a CDS encoding helix-turn-helix domain-containing protein has translation MSESVGERLRELRTERGLTQRELAGPQYSAAYVSSVETGARTPSGDALRFFAQQLGIDPDELLGGSSPRELLELDLELIETAERFLSGDARRATPRMQRIRRRAERLDRPRQAGIALLWLAGYSSGDIRTKYVAEAETTLSGEPPPVRAMVVPLRAAVLSDWGEAQYSLHLLETCHAELLRDGYPQPSMLLTLRACLAERHLRQGDLDRAAEYAESALRLTRGGPAVLAELTRSHVEVCRSHLAADRFADAAASVAAAYDLMQERALHPAMAHCLLARARVRGRAGDVEGALADLGAARETAWPDDVPAITVELAAEYLAAGRPETAGALLDQVRPAVVAGTALAAELRLQLGSLARARGDARGAAENLRAAVELATGLGARGVLARALRPLSELLGETGRQEEAANVLRNGLLALGAEAD, from the coding sequence GTGAGCGAGAGCGTCGGTGAACGCCTGCGCGAGCTGCGCACCGAGCGCGGCCTCACACAGCGCGAACTGGCCGGGCCGCAGTACTCCGCGGCGTACGTGTCGTCGGTCGAGACCGGCGCGCGGACGCCGTCGGGCGACGCGCTGCGGTTCTTCGCCCAACAGCTCGGCATCGACCCGGACGAGCTCCTCGGCGGCAGCTCGCCCCGGGAGCTCCTGGAACTCGACCTCGAGCTGATCGAGACGGCGGAGCGGTTCCTGTCCGGCGACGCCCGCCGCGCGACCCCGCGAATGCAGCGGATCCGGCGCCGCGCCGAACGCCTGGACCGGCCGCGGCAGGCCGGGATCGCGCTGCTGTGGCTGGCCGGGTATTCGTCCGGCGACATCCGCACGAAGTACGTCGCCGAGGCGGAAACGACGTTGTCGGGCGAGCCGCCGCCGGTCCGGGCGATGGTCGTCCCTCTGCGGGCGGCGGTGCTGAGCGACTGGGGCGAGGCGCAGTATTCCCTGCACCTGCTGGAAACCTGCCACGCCGAGCTGCTGCGCGACGGATACCCGCAGCCGTCGATGCTGCTGACGCTGCGGGCGTGTCTCGCTGAGCGGCACCTGCGCCAGGGCGATCTGGACCGGGCCGCGGAGTACGCCGAGTCGGCGCTGCGGCTCACCCGGGGCGGCCCGGCGGTGCTGGCCGAGCTGACCCGCAGCCACGTCGAGGTGTGCCGCAGCCACCTGGCGGCGGACCGGTTCGCCGACGCGGCCGCGTCCGTCGCCGCGGCCTACGACCTGATGCAGGAACGGGCCCTGCACCCGGCGATGGCCCACTGCCTGCTCGCCAGGGCCCGGGTCCGCGGCCGCGCGGGCGACGTCGAAGGCGCGCTGGCCGACCTCGGCGCGGCGCGGGAAACGGCGTGGCCGGACGACGTCCCGGCGATCACGGTCGAGCTGGCGGCGGAGTACCTGGCGGCCGGCCGGCCGGAGACGGCGGGCGCGTTGCTCGACCAGGTCCGCCCGGCCGTCGTGGCGGGCACGGCGCTGGCGGCGGAGCTCCGGTTGCAGCTGGGGTCGCTGGCCCGCGCCCGCGGAGACGCCCGGGGCGCGGCGGAGAACCTGCGGGCGGCGGTCGAGCTCGCCACCGGACTCGGGGCGCGGGGTGTGCTGGCACGCGCCCTGCGGCCGCTGAGCGAGCTGCTGGGGGAGACCGGGCGGCAGGAAGAAGCCGCGAACGTGCTGCGGAACGGGCTGCTCGCGCTGGGTGCCGAAGCCGACTGA
- a CDS encoding M4 family metallopeptidase: MTHRGFRTGLAAAAGLAMTLALPVTPASATPQAQPAAPDVAAARAADQAAASGLDALKRGPAEAFQRIGLTAGGGGLFYGAYQRTYQGLRVVGGDAVVVADGAGRVRGTSAAETAAITVGTQAALDAAKAAATARAQLPTVDSVSTPEKVVLAGANPKLAYEVVVAGRTATAPSNLHVFVDAATGAVLDKRDDVKTFASGARTQAQPSTVNVAGTGNSYYVGNVAIDTTQSGTTYTMRDPGRTGISCGREGGSVYSGTDNAWGNGTGTDLETACVDTLFGVQTEWKMLADWLGRNGINGSGTGYPASVGLSDVNAYWNGSSTHFGHSQDNQRQATSMDVVGHEFGHGIFQFTPGGAGSGNENGGMNESTGDIFGALTEAYANNPKDVPDYQVGEGVNLVGDGPIRYMYQPSLVGDPNCYSSSIPSTEVHAAAGPQNHWFYLLAEGSNPGGGKPASPTCNNSSVTGVGIQKAGQIFYNGLLKKTSSWNHKAARKATLEAAIALFPGSCTEYNATKAAWDAVSVTAATGEPASCSGGGPDFSVALNPASGSVQPGASATTTISTAITSGAAQSITLSASGLPAGATATFSPATIQSGGTSTLTIATSASTPNGTSQVTITADGASTDHTAQYALTVGTTSSCAAVTNGTRLDIPDYPGAAVSSTNTVAGCARTASSTTKVEVHITHTYSGDLVLDLVAPDGTAYRLKNSSSSSTPNINTTYTVNASSEAANGAWKLQIRDVGPADTGYLSSWTLTV, encoded by the coding sequence ATGACCCATCGTGGGTTCAGAACGGGCTTGGCGGCCGCCGCCGGGCTCGCCATGACTCTCGCGCTGCCGGTGACCCCGGCGAGCGCGACTCCCCAGGCCCAGCCCGCCGCACCGGATGTCGCCGCCGCCCGTGCAGCCGACCAAGCGGCCGCTTCGGGGCTGGACGCGCTGAAGCGCGGCCCCGCCGAAGCCTTCCAGCGCATCGGCCTGACCGCCGGTGGCGGCGGGCTGTTCTACGGCGCCTACCAGCGGACCTACCAGGGCCTGCGGGTCGTGGGCGGGGACGCGGTCGTCGTCGCCGACGGCGCCGGGCGCGTCCGCGGCACGAGCGCCGCCGAGACCGCGGCCATCACCGTCGGGACGCAGGCCGCGCTCGACGCCGCGAAGGCCGCGGCCACCGCACGCGCCCAACTGCCCACTGTGGACAGTGTGAGCACGCCGGAGAAGGTCGTGCTGGCCGGGGCGAACCCGAAGCTCGCCTACGAGGTCGTCGTCGCCGGGCGCACCGCCACCGCGCCGAGCAATCTGCACGTCTTCGTCGACGCGGCGACCGGCGCGGTGCTCGACAAGCGGGACGACGTCAAGACGTTCGCCTCCGGGGCGCGCACCCAAGCCCAGCCGAGCACGGTGAACGTCGCCGGCACCGGCAACAGCTACTACGTCGGCAACGTCGCCATCGACACGACGCAGTCCGGCACCACGTACACCATGCGCGACCCGGGCCGCACCGGCATCAGCTGCGGCCGCGAGGGCGGTTCCGTCTACAGCGGCACCGACAACGCGTGGGGCAACGGGACCGGCACGGACCTCGAAACCGCCTGCGTCGACACGCTCTTCGGCGTGCAGACCGAGTGGAAGATGCTGGCCGACTGGCTGGGCCGCAACGGCATCAACGGCAGTGGCACCGGCTACCCGGCGTCCGTCGGCCTCAGTGACGTCAACGCCTACTGGAACGGCTCCTCGACCCACTTCGGGCACTCGCAGGACAACCAGCGCCAGGCCACCTCGATGGACGTCGTCGGCCACGAGTTCGGGCACGGCATCTTCCAGTTCACCCCAGGCGGTGCCGGTTCCGGCAACGAGAACGGCGGCATGAACGAGTCGACCGGGGACATCTTCGGCGCGCTGACCGAGGCGTACGCCAACAACCCGAAGGACGTCCCGGACTACCAGGTCGGCGAGGGTGTCAACCTGGTCGGCGACGGCCCGATCCGCTACATGTACCAGCCGTCGCTGGTCGGCGACCCGAACTGCTACTCGTCGTCGATCCCCAGCACCGAGGTGCACGCCGCTGCCGGCCCGCAGAACCACTGGTTCTACCTGCTGGCCGAGGGCTCGAACCCGGGTGGCGGCAAGCCCGCCAGCCCGACCTGCAACAACTCGAGCGTCACCGGCGTCGGCATCCAGAAGGCCGGCCAGATCTTCTACAACGGCCTGCTGAAGAAGACCTCGTCGTGGAACCACAAAGCCGCCCGCAAGGCGACCCTCGAAGCCGCGATCGCGCTCTTCCCGGGCAGCTGCACCGAGTACAACGCCACCAAGGCCGCGTGGGACGCCGTCTCCGTCACCGCCGCGACCGGTGAGCCTGCCTCGTGCAGCGGCGGCGGGCCGGACTTCTCCGTCGCGCTGAACCCGGCTTCGGGTTCCGTGCAGCCGGGCGCCTCGGCGACGACCACGATCAGCACCGCGATCACCTCCGGCGCGGCGCAGTCGATCACGCTGTCCGCCTCCGGCCTGCCCGCCGGCGCGACCGCGACGTTCAGCCCGGCGACCATCCAGTCGGGTGGCACCTCGACGCTGACCATCGCGACTTCCGCGTCGACCCCGAACGGCACCAGCCAGGTGACCATCACCGCGGACGGGGCGAGCACCGACCACACCGCGCAGTACGCGCTGACCGTCGGGACCACTTCCTCGTGCGCCGCGGTGACCAACGGCACCCGGCTGGACATCCCGGACTACCCGGGTGCCGCGGTCAGCAGCACCAACACCGTGGCCGGCTGCGCGCGCACCGCGTCGTCGACGACCAAGGTCGAGGTGCACATCACCCACACCTACAGCGGTGACCTGGTCCTCGACCTGGTCGCGCCGGACGGCACCGCCTACCGGCTGAAGAACTCCAGCAGCAGCTCGACCCCGAACATCAACACCACCTACACCGTGAACGCTTCTTCGGAAGCCGCGAACGGTGCGTGGAAGCTCCAGATCCGCGACGTCGGCCCCGCCGACACCGGTTACCTGTCCTCCTGGACGTTGACCGTGTAG
- a CDS encoding M28 family peptidase has translation MKWKTRLGAGVTALAAVLGVVSVPGGATATAATALAAPDISLANIKTHLNQLQTIATNNGGTRSPRGSGYAASVSYVENLLKNAGFTTTRQTCTSCIGQSQNLIAEWPQGDASQVIMLGAHLDSVSAGPGINDNGSGSASILETALTLARTNPAMAKRVRFAWWADEESGLVGSKYYVNNLPSAERTKIKTYLNFDMIGSKNWGYFVYDDVASVKAIFDEYFSSIGIQTEGDSEGDGRSDHASFKSAGIPVGGLATGAGDIKSSAQAQKWGGTAGAAFDNCYHRACDTTSNIPDTPLEKNSDAIGYALWKLAVATTQGNDFSVSLNPTAGTVQPGQSLQVAVTTTTTSGSAQSVSLSASGLPAGATASFSPATVQSGGSSTLTITTSSTTPTGTFPVTVTADGASADHTASFSFGIGGSSCAAVTTSTRLDIPDYPGAAVTSTATVGGCARTASGTTKVEVHITHTYRGDLVLDLVAPDGTAYRLKNSSSDSTPNLDTTYTVNASSEAANGAWKLQLRDVGPADTGYLSSWTLTV, from the coding sequence ATGAAGTGGAAGACCAGACTCGGAGCCGGGGTCACCGCCCTGGCCGCCGTTTTGGGCGTCGTCAGCGTGCCCGGAGGCGCTACAGCCACCGCCGCCACGGCGCTCGCCGCGCCGGACATCTCGCTGGCCAACATCAAGACTCATCTCAACCAGCTGCAGACCATCGCCACCAACAACGGCGGCACGCGCTCGCCGCGCGGCAGCGGCTACGCGGCGTCGGTGTCCTATGTGGAGAACCTGCTCAAGAACGCCGGGTTCACCACGACGCGCCAGACCTGCACCAGCTGCATCGGGCAGTCGCAGAACCTCATCGCCGAATGGCCGCAGGGTGACGCGAGCCAGGTCATCATGCTCGGCGCGCACCTCGACAGCGTGAGCGCCGGCCCCGGCATCAACGACAACGGCTCCGGCAGCGCGTCGATCCTCGAGACGGCGCTGACGCTGGCGCGCACCAACCCGGCGATGGCCAAGCGCGTCCGCTTCGCCTGGTGGGCCGACGAGGAGTCCGGCCTGGTCGGTTCCAAGTACTACGTCAACAACCTGCCCAGCGCCGAGCGCACGAAGATCAAGACCTACCTCAACTTCGACATGATCGGCTCCAAGAACTGGGGCTACTTCGTCTACGACGACGTCGCTTCGGTCAAGGCGATCTTCGACGAGTACTTCTCCTCGATCGGCATCCAGACCGAGGGCGACAGCGAGGGTGACGGCCGGTCGGACCACGCGTCGTTCAAGAGCGCGGGCATCCCGGTCGGCGGCCTGGCCACCGGCGCCGGCGACATCAAGAGCTCGGCGCAGGCGCAGAAGTGGGGCGGCACCGCGGGTGCGGCGTTCGACAACTGCTACCACCGCGCCTGCGACACGACGTCGAACATCCCGGACACCCCGCTGGAGAAGAATTCCGACGCGATCGGGTACGCGCTGTGGAAGCTGGCCGTCGCCACGACGCAGGGCAACGACTTCTCGGTGAGCCTGAACCCGACCGCCGGGACCGTCCAACCCGGACAGTCGCTGCAGGTCGCCGTGACCACCACGACGACGTCCGGCAGCGCGCAGTCCGTCTCGCTGTCGGCGTCCGGCCTGCCCGCGGGCGCGACCGCGTCGTTCAGCCCGGCCACCGTCCAGTCGGGCGGATCGTCGACGCTGACCATCACGACGTCGTCGACCACCCCGACCGGCACCTTCCCGGTGACCGTGACCGCGGACGGCGCGAGCGCCGACCACACGGCGTCGTTCTCGTTCGGCATCGGCGGCTCGTCCTGCGCTGCAGTGACCACCTCGACGCGGCTCGACATCCCGGACTACCCGGGGGCCGCGGTGACCAGCACCGCGACCGTAGGCGGCTGCGCGCGCACCGCGTCCGGCACCACGAAGGTCGAGGTGCACATCACCCACACCTACCGCGGTGACCTGGTCCTCGACCTCGTCGCCCCGGACGGCACGGCGTACCGGCTGAAGAACTCCAGCAGCGACTCGACGCCGAACCTCGACACGACCTACACCGTCAACGCTTCTTCGGAGGCCGCGAACGGCGCGTGGAAGCTCCAGCTGCGTGACGTGGGCCCGGCCGACACCGGATACCTGTCCTCCTGGACGCTGACCGTCTGA